In one window of Corynebacterium incognita DNA:
- a CDS encoding pyruvate carboxylase, whose product MPAQQLPSFRKILVANRGEIAVRAFRAAFETGAKTVAVYPREDRNSFHRSFADEAVRIGETGSPVKAYLDIDEMIRAAKKSGADAIYPGYGFLSERTELAQACADNGITFIGPAPSTLDLTGDKAAAVEAAEAAGLPTLQDSEPSTDVDKLAEYAKDFTFPVFVKAVAGGGGRGMRFVERPEDLKEKAAEASREAEAAFGDGHVYLETAVIRPQHIEVQILADSQGNVMHLFERDCSLQRRHQKVVEIAPAPFLDPELRDRICADAVKFCEHIKYQGAGTVEFLVDENGNHVFIEMNPRVQVEHTVTEEVTGVDIVKSQMYIAAGASLEDLDLRQEDIKLTGSALQCRITTEDPNNGFRPDTGTLTAYRSPGGAGVRLDGAASVGAEISPNFDSLLVKMTCRGVDFKTAVARAQRALNEFTVAGVSTNIGFLRALLREPDFVNKRVDTGFINEHPDLLKAPPAVDESGRIIDFIADVTVNKPNGERPTKLRPFDKIPAFDKSAPLPRGSRDDLLELGPKAWAEKIRQQPALGVTDTTFRDAHQSLLATRVRGTDLVTAAEAVARMTPNLFSVEAWGGATYDVAMRFLKEDPWVRLDLLREAMPNQNIQMLLRGRNTVGYTPYPDDVCRAFVQEAAKSGVDIFRIFDALNDVSQMRPAIDAVLETGTTVVEVAMAYSGDMCSPKENLYTLDYYLKLAEEIVNSGAHVLAIKDMAGLLRPESASKLVMALRREFDLPIHVHTHDTAGGQLATYYAAALSGADVVDGASAPLAGTTSQPSLSAIVAAFSNSSRDTGLDLQAISDLEPYWEAVRQLYRPFENGIPGPTGRVYKHEIPGGQLSNLRAQAVALGLEDRFEIIEDNYASVNEMLGRPTKVTPSSKVVGDLALHLVGAGVDPADFAENPQKYDIPDSVIAFLRGELGTPPGGWPELRDRVLSSRTPGEVTIKDVPEEEKPHLTSENSTERREALNRLLFPKQFEEFNEFRRQYGNTEALTDTVFLYGLEEGNDYTVHYFPEGSNDRADLKPITLRLDAIGEPDEKGMRNVVLNVNGQIRPMKVRDNNVESSVAAVEKADPANDGHVAAPFAGVVSATVNAGDEVKAGDQVAVIEAMKMEASISATKDGVIERVAIAAATKVEGGDLIAVIK is encoded by the coding sequence GTGCCAGCTCAACAGCTTCCTTCCTTTAGAAAAATTCTCGTTGCAAACCGCGGCGAAATCGCAGTGCGCGCGTTCCGCGCCGCTTTTGAGACCGGCGCGAAGACCGTTGCCGTGTACCCGCGCGAGGACCGCAATTCCTTCCACCGCTCCTTCGCGGACGAGGCCGTACGAATCGGGGAAACCGGCTCGCCGGTAAAGGCCTACCTGGACATTGATGAGATGATCCGCGCCGCCAAGAAGTCCGGCGCGGACGCCATTTACCCCGGTTATGGTTTCCTCTCCGAGCGCACCGAACTCGCGCAAGCCTGTGCCGACAACGGCATCACCTTTATCGGCCCCGCCCCGTCCACCCTGGACCTGACCGGCGACAAGGCCGCCGCCGTCGAAGCCGCGGAGGCCGCGGGCCTGCCTACCCTCCAAGACTCCGAGCCCTCCACGGACGTCGATAAGCTCGCAGAGTACGCGAAGGACTTCACCTTCCCAGTCTTCGTCAAGGCCGTGGCAGGCGGCGGTGGTCGCGGCATGCGCTTCGTCGAGAGGCCCGAAGACCTCAAGGAAAAGGCCGCCGAGGCCTCCCGCGAGGCCGAGGCCGCGTTCGGCGACGGCCACGTTTACCTCGAGACCGCGGTGATTCGCCCGCAACACATCGAGGTGCAGATCCTGGCGGACTCCCAGGGGAACGTCATGCACCTGTTTGAGCGTGACTGCTCCCTGCAGCGCCGCCACCAGAAGGTCGTGGAAATTGCCCCTGCGCCGTTCCTGGACCCAGAGCTACGCGACCGCATCTGTGCCGACGCCGTCAAGTTCTGCGAGCACATTAAGTACCAGGGTGCGGGAACCGTGGAATTCCTCGTCGATGAAAACGGAAACCACGTTTTCATCGAGATGAACCCGCGCGTGCAGGTGGAGCACACCGTGACCGAAGAGGTTACCGGCGTGGACATCGTGAAGTCCCAGATGTATATCGCCGCCGGCGCCTCCCTGGAGGACCTAGACCTGCGTCAGGAAGACATCAAGCTCACCGGCTCCGCGCTGCAGTGCCGCATCACCACGGAGGACCCCAACAACGGTTTCCGCCCGGACACCGGCACCCTGACCGCATACCGTTCGCCGGGCGGCGCGGGTGTGCGTCTCGACGGCGCGGCGTCTGTCGGCGCCGAGATTTCCCCCAACTTCGACTCCCTGCTGGTCAAGATGACCTGTCGCGGCGTGGACTTCAAGACCGCCGTGGCGCGTGCACAGCGTGCCCTCAACGAATTCACCGTCGCGGGCGTGTCGACGAACATCGGCTTCCTGCGCGCACTCCTGCGCGAGCCTGACTTCGTCAACAAGCGCGTGGACACCGGTTTCATCAACGAGCACCCGGACCTACTCAAGGCACCACCGGCCGTGGACGAGTCCGGCCGCATCATCGACTTCATCGCGGACGTGACGGTGAACAAGCCGAACGGCGAGCGCCCCACAAAGCTGCGCCCCTTTGACAAGATCCCAGCGTTCGACAAGTCCGCGCCGCTCCCGCGCGGTTCCCGCGACGACCTGCTGGAGCTGGGGCCGAAGGCTTGGGCGGAAAAGATCCGCCAGCAGCCTGCGCTCGGCGTGACGGATACGACCTTCCGCGACGCGCACCAGTCCCTGCTGGCTACCCGCGTGCGCGGCACCGACCTCGTCACCGCCGCGGAGGCCGTGGCGCGGATGACGCCGAACCTGTTCTCCGTGGAGGCCTGGGGCGGCGCGACCTACGACGTCGCCATGCGCTTCCTCAAGGAAGACCCCTGGGTGCGCCTGGATCTGCTGCGCGAAGCCATGCCGAACCAGAACATCCAGATGCTGCTGCGCGGCCGTAACACCGTGGGCTATACCCCGTACCCGGATGATGTCTGTCGCGCCTTCGTCCAGGAGGCCGCCAAGTCTGGTGTGGATATCTTCCGTATCTTCGACGCGCTCAACGACGTCTCCCAGATGCGCCCGGCTATCGACGCCGTGCTGGAGACCGGCACCACCGTCGTTGAGGTGGCCATGGCGTACTCCGGCGACATGTGCTCGCCGAAGGAAAACCTCTACACGCTGGATTACTACCTCAAGCTGGCCGAAGAGATCGTCAACTCCGGTGCACACGTGCTGGCCATCAAGGACATGGCCGGCCTGCTGCGGCCGGAGTCCGCGTCCAAGCTTGTGATGGCGCTGCGCAGGGAATTCGACCTGCCCATCCACGTGCACACCCACGACACCGCAGGCGGCCAGTTGGCCACCTACTACGCGGCGGCACTGTCCGGCGCGGACGTCGTGGATGGCGCCTCCGCGCCGCTGGCGGGCACCACCTCCCAGCCGTCGCTGTCCGCCATCGTGGCGGCGTTTAGCAACTCCTCGCGCGACACTGGCTTGGACCTGCAAGCCATTTCCGACTTGGAGCCGTACTGGGAGGCCGTGCGCCAGCTCTACCGCCCGTTCGAAAACGGCATCCCGGGCCCGACCGGGCGCGTGTACAAGCATGAAATCCCCGGCGGCCAGCTGTCCAACCTGCGCGCCCAGGCCGTGGCGCTGGGCCTGGAGGATCGCTTCGAGATCATCGAAGACAACTACGCTTCCGTCAACGAGATGCTCGGCCGCCCCACCAAGGTCACCCCGTCCTCCAAGGTGGTCGGCGATCTGGCCCTGCACCTCGTAGGTGCGGGCGTGGACCCGGCCGACTTTGCGGAGAACCCGCAGAAGTACGACATCCCGGACTCCGTCATTGCCTTCCTGCGCGGCGAGCTGGGTACCCCTCCGGGCGGCTGGCCGGAGCTGCGTGACCGTGTGCTGTCCTCCCGCACCCCGGGTGAGGTCACGATCAAGGACGTGCCGGAAGAGGAAAAGCCGCACCTGACCTCCGAGAACTCCACCGAGCGCCGCGAGGCTCTCAACCGCCTGCTGTTCCCGAAGCAGTTCGAGGAGTTCAACGAGTTCCGCCGCCAGTACGGCAATACCGAGGCGCTCACGGACACGGTGTTCCTCTACGGCCTGGAGGAGGGCAACGACTACACGGTGCACTACTTCCCGGAGGGCTCCAACGACCGCGCGGACCTCAAGCCCATCACCCTTCGCCTGGACGCCATTGGCGAGCCGGATGAGAAGGGCATGCGCAACGTGGTGCTTAACGTCAACGGCCAGATCCGCCCGATGAAGGTCCGCGACAACAACGTCGAGTCCTCCGTCGCCGCGGTGGAGAAGGCCGACCCCGCCAACGACGGCCACGTGGCCGCGCCGTTCGCGGGCGTCGTCAGCGCGACCGTGAACGCCGGCGACGAGGTCAAGGCCGGCGACCAGGTGGCCGTCATCGAGGCCATGAAGATGGAGGCCTCCATCTCTGCCACCAAGGACGGCGTCATCGAGCGCGTCGCCATCGCCGCCGCCACCAAGGTTGAGGGTGGTGACCTCATCGCGGTGATTAAGTAG